From the genome of [Limnothrix rosea] IAM M-220:
CGAAACAAGCTTTATTCGTCGCATCAGCCGATTGTACGCCAGCATTAATTGGGGATATTAAAACAGGCCAAGTCGCGGCGGTTCATTCCGGTTGGCGCGGCACGGCAAAACGCATTCTGCCTGTCGCTGTCAAAAAATTTCTTGATGCCGGCTCGGAGCTGGAAAATTTACGGGTTGCCCTCGGCCCTGCCATTAGCGGCGAAGTCTACCAAGTGTCTATAGATGTTGCTTTAGAAATGGGCTTAAGTTTGGGATTTGACGATCTAAAAGATGAGCCTGAGGCCATGATTCTCGCCCTTGAAAATATCGAAAATTCGCCACTCCTGTTTGATGCAGAACCGGATAAAGTGCGCCTTGATGTCCGTCGCGTTAACCAATTGCAATTAGAGCAATTAAGATTAGCACCAGAACAACTGGCGATCGCCCCCCATTGCACCTACAAAGAATCCAAGAATTTCTTTTCCTATCGTCGCAGTGGAGAGAAAAAAGTGCAGTGGTCAGGCATC
Proteins encoded in this window:
- the pgeF gene encoding peptidoglycan editing factor PgeF; translated protein: MGDATSLEQWQWQEWQGKSYLTCQLLDQWQHGFFTQSFAPQMPEKLALVFDPQASAHRVKQVHGNTVLSPANIQWEGQHFSQADGLISDNTKQALFVASADCTPALIGDIKTGQVAAVHSGWRGTAKRILPVAVKKFLDAGSELENLRVALGPAISGEVYQVSIDVALEMGLSLGFDDLKDEPEAMILALENIENSPLLFDAEPDKVRLDVRRVNQLQLEQLRLAPEQLAIAPHCTYKESKNFFSYRRSGEKKVQWSGIISH